Proteins co-encoded in one Longimicrobium sp. genomic window:
- a CDS encoding RQC-minor-1 family DNA-binding protein, translating into MSRRVYRRPYHLDDSGVPRLPPDEIAVILRGADDLIMRGGRTLLAKVLKGSREKRVLELELDRSPVYGRYREMKPDEILHRIDWVIRHGYLRIEYDYKLPLLVYTPAGWEIEKETFAREKIARLDEMLAVGPPYPTEELKSTNNQVKRRMLEMLLERGDAAYLPVLQAWKRTDSQKMRPEIDRAVRLLRRDDADPHGGDESP; encoded by the coding sequence ATGAGCCGCAGGGTCTACCGCCGGCCGTATCACCTCGACGACTCCGGCGTGCCGCGGCTGCCGCCGGACGAGATCGCCGTCATCCTGCGCGGCGCCGACGACCTGATCATGCGCGGCGGCCGCACCCTGCTGGCCAAGGTGCTCAAGGGATCGCGGGAGAAGCGCGTGCTGGAGCTCGAGCTGGACCGGAGCCCCGTCTACGGCCGCTACCGGGAGATGAAGCCGGACGAGATCCTGCACCGCATCGACTGGGTGATCCGGCATGGCTACCTGCGCATCGAGTACGACTACAAGCTGCCGCTGCTGGTCTACACGCCCGCCGGGTGGGAGATCGAGAAGGAGACCTTCGCCCGCGAGAAGATCGCGCGGCTGGACGAGATGCTCGCTGTCGGGCCGCCGTATCCCACCGAGGAGTTGAAGAGCACGAACAACCAGGTGAAGCGGCGCATGCTGGAGATGCTGCTGGAGCGTGGAGATGCGGCGTATCTCCCCGTCCTCCAGGCGTGGAAGCGGACCGACTCCCAGAAGATGCGCCCGGAGATCGACCGCGCCGTCCGCCTCCTGCGTCGCGACGATGCCGATCCCCACGGTGGGGACGAATCGCCCTGA